A genomic stretch from Nitrospira defluvii includes:
- the thiS gene encoding sulfur carrier protein ThiS, whose protein sequence is MQVMINGKAEEIAGGTVLDLLKAKSIEPQMVAVEVNDTMLERTHLETTQLKDGDHVEFLFYMGGGR, encoded by the coding sequence ATGCAGGTGATGATCAATGGCAAAGCGGAAGAGATCGCAGGCGGCACGGTCTTGGATCTCTTAAAAGCCAAGAGTATCGAGCCGCAAATGGTCGCGGTGGAAGTGAATGACACCATGCTTGAGCGGACGCACCTTGAGACCACGCAGCTGAAAGACGGTGATCATGTGGAATTCCTCTTCTACATGGGTGGTGGACGGTGA
- the cysK gene encoding cysteine synthase A has translation MTVKAHADITELIGGTPLVRLNRLTKPGSATIYAKVESFNPGGSIKDRICLNMINEAERLGKLKPGGTIVEPTSGNTGIGLALVAAVRGYKLILVMPESMSMERASLLSSYGAQLVLTAAWEGMKGSIKEAESIVAQNPSYYMPDQFSNPANPAMHRKTTGPEIVDALDGRVDAFVAAVGTGGTITGCGEVIRERNPAAKIVAVEPAGSPVLSGGDPGPHKIQGIGAGFVPKVLNRTLLDRVITVTDDEAYQTAKLLAKKEGLLVGISAGANVFAAQKVAEELGPGKNVVTILCDTGERYISIEKYFNI, from the coding sequence GTGACCGTGAAAGCACACGCAGACATTACCGAGTTGATCGGCGGCACGCCGTTGGTCCGGCTTAACCGGTTGACCAAACCAGGCTCAGCGACCATCTATGCCAAGGTCGAGTCGTTCAACCCTGGCGGAAGTATCAAGGATCGCATTTGCCTCAACATGATCAACGAGGCGGAGCGGCTGGGTAAACTGAAGCCGGGCGGCACCATCGTCGAACCGACCAGCGGCAATACGGGCATTGGCCTGGCGTTGGTGGCGGCGGTACGCGGCTACAAACTGATTTTGGTCATGCCGGAAAGTATGAGCATGGAACGCGCGAGCCTGCTGTCGTCCTATGGGGCGCAACTTGTGCTGACGGCAGCGTGGGAAGGGATGAAAGGTTCGATCAAAGAGGCGGAGAGCATCGTCGCGCAGAATCCGTCGTATTACATGCCCGACCAATTCTCCAATCCGGCGAATCCGGCGATGCACCGCAAAACGACCGGTCCGGAAATCGTAGACGCGCTGGATGGACGCGTCGATGCCTTCGTTGCGGCTGTCGGAACCGGCGGAACCATCACCGGCTGCGGTGAAGTAATCAGGGAGCGTAATCCGGCTGCGAAAATCGTCGCGGTGGAACCGGCCGGCTCACCCGTCCTGTCGGGTGGCGATCCGGGGCCCCATAAAATTCAAGGCATCGGCGCCGGGTTCGTGCCAAAAGTGTTGAACCGGACGTTGCTCGATCGCGTGATCACGGTCACCGATGATGAGGCCTATCAAACGGCCAAGTTGTTGGCGAAGAAGGAAGGACTCCTCGTCGGCATTTCCGCGGGAGCCAACGTCTTCGCGGCACAAAAAGTTGCGGAGGAATTGGGGCCGGGCAAGAATGTCGTGACGATCCTCTGCGACACCGGCGAGCGGTATATCAGCATCGAAAAGTATTTCAACATTTGA
- a CDS encoding HesA/MoeB/ThiF family protein: protein MEFTETQINRYSRHILLPEVGGKGQKKIIQAKVLIVGAGGLGSPAALYLAAAGIGTIGLIDSDVVDLSNLQRQVIHQTPDVGRPKVVSGKEKIQALNPDVNVVMYEERLTASNALKIMSGYDVVIDGVDNFPTKFLINDACYFAGKPLVHGGILRFDGRVTTIIPKKSACYRCVFKKPPPEGLVASCQEAGVIGVLAGIIGTIQATEALKLILGIGRPLTDRLLDFDARRTQFREIRIKRNPDCPLCSERATITELIEDGNVGPTCALPGQRNL from the coding sequence ATGGAATTTACAGAAACACAAATCAATCGCTACAGCCGCCACATTCTTTTGCCCGAAGTCGGCGGGAAGGGTCAGAAAAAGATCATCCAGGCGAAAGTCCTGATCGTCGGCGCCGGCGGCCTTGGTTCGCCGGCAGCCCTGTATCTGGCTGCCGCCGGCATCGGCACGATCGGCCTGATCGACAGCGATGTGGTGGATCTCAGCAACCTGCAGCGGCAGGTCATTCACCAAACACCGGACGTCGGCCGACCGAAAGTGGTTTCCGGCAAGGAAAAAATCCAGGCTCTGAATCCCGACGTGAATGTGGTGATGTATGAAGAACGGCTCACCGCGAGTAATGCCCTCAAGATCATGAGCGGCTACGATGTGGTGATCGACGGCGTCGATAATTTCCCGACGAAGTTTCTGATCAACGACGCCTGTTACTTCGCCGGAAAACCGCTCGTGCACGGAGGAATCCTGCGCTTCGACGGTCGTGTCACCACCATCATCCCGAAGAAGTCGGCCTGTTATCGTTGCGTGTTCAAGAAGCCGCCGCCCGAAGGACTCGTCGCGTCTTGCCAGGAAGCGGGCGTCATCGGCGTGTTGGCCGGCATCATCGGCACGATCCAGGCGACCGAAGCCCTGAAGCTGATCCTCGGTATCGGCCGACCGCTGACGGATCGCTTGCTGGACTTCGATGCACGACGCACCCAGTTTAGAGAAATCCGCATCAAGCGGAACCCCGATTGCCCGCTCTGTAGCGAACGGGCCACGATCACGGAGTTGATCGAGGACGGGAATGTCGGGCCGACCTGTGCGCTCCCGGGTCAACGTAACTTGTAG
- the thrC gene encoding threonine synthase, whose amino-acid sequence MSKMKALVCRECGKEYPPKAIHVCEMCFGPLEVKYNYDEIRATISRKKIEDGPDSMWRYIDLLPVESTSIIGPHAGLTPLVRAKNLGAHLGIDELYIKNDTVNHPTLSFKDRVVSVALTRARELGFETVACASTGNLANSVAAHAAAAGMKCYVFIPADLEAAKVLGNLIYKPNVVEVEGNYDDVNRLCSEIAGEHGWAFVNINIRPYYAEGSKTLAFETVEQLGWRTPDQAVIPMASGSLLTKIWKGLHEMHALGLVDEVRTKINGAQAEGCSPIATAFKAGRDFFKPVKPKTIAKSLAIGNPADGYYALKATAESKGAMDAVTDEEVVDGIKLLAQTEGIFAETAGGVTIGVLCKLVKQGLIKKNDVTVAYITGNGLKTQEAVVDAVGRPFRIQPSLVNFQKTFKMGKNSGGDS is encoded by the coding sequence ATGTCGAAAATGAAAGCGCTCGTGTGCCGGGAATGTGGGAAGGAATATCCACCCAAAGCCATTCACGTCTGTGAAATGTGCTTCGGCCCGTTGGAAGTCAAATACAACTACGACGAGATCAGGGCGACGATCTCCCGAAAGAAGATCGAAGACGGCCCGGACAGCATGTGGCGCTACATCGACCTGCTGCCGGTCGAGAGCACCTCGATCATCGGGCCCCATGCCGGACTGACGCCGTTGGTGCGGGCCAAGAATCTCGGTGCGCATCTGGGCATCGACGAGCTCTACATCAAGAACGATACGGTCAATCATCCGACCCTGTCGTTTAAGGATCGCGTCGTCTCGGTCGCCCTCACGCGCGCGCGGGAGTTGGGATTTGAAACCGTCGCCTGCGCCTCAACGGGAAACTTGGCCAACTCCGTCGCGGCCCATGCCGCCGCAGCGGGCATGAAGTGTTATGTCTTCATCCCTGCCGATCTAGAAGCAGCCAAGGTGCTGGGAAATCTGATCTATAAGCCGAACGTGGTCGAGGTCGAAGGCAACTATGACGATGTGAACCGGCTATGCAGCGAAATCGCCGGTGAACATGGCTGGGCCTTCGTGAACATCAATATTCGCCCCTACTACGCCGAGGGGTCCAAGACGTTGGCATTTGAAACGGTCGAACAACTCGGCTGGCGGACGCCCGATCAGGCGGTCATCCCCATGGCCTCTGGCTCCTTGCTGACAAAAATTTGGAAGGGCCTGCACGAAATGCACGCCCTAGGACTGGTGGACGAGGTCCGCACCAAAATCAACGGCGCGCAGGCCGAAGGCTGTTCTCCGATCGCCACCGCCTTCAAGGCCGGCCGTGACTTCTTCAAGCCAGTGAAGCCGAAGACCATCGCGAAATCGTTGGCCATCGGCAATCCGGCGGACGGCTACTATGCCCTCAAGGCCACGGCTGAGAGCAAAGGCGCGATGGACGCGGTGACGGACGAAGAAGTGGTCGATGGGATCAAGCTGCTGGCGCAGACCGAGGGCATCTTTGCCGAAACAGCCGGCGGCGTGACCATCGGGGTGCTCTGCAAACTCGTCAAACAGGGACTGATCAAGAAGAACGATGTGACAGTCGCCTACATCACCGGCAACGGGCTTAAGACACAAGAGGCCGTCGTGGATGCCGTGGGACGCCCGTTCCGCATCCAACCAAGCCTGGTGAACTTCCAAAAAACATTCAAAATGGGAAAGAACAGTGGTGGTGACTCATGA
- a CDS encoding MoaD/ThiS family protein translates to MIKVRIPTPLRPLTKGQGEVESAAANIVDMIGSLDAAYPGLKNRLCDEKGDLRRFVNIYVNEEDIRFLNGKETSLKDGDEVSIVPAIAGG, encoded by the coding sequence ATGATTAAGGTTCGTATTCCGACTCCCCTGCGTCCCCTCACAAAGGGCCAAGGCGAAGTTGAATCCGCGGCAGCCAACATTGTGGACATGATCGGATCGCTCGATGCCGCCTATCCTGGCCTGAAGAACCGTCTCTGCGATGAAAAGGGCGACTTACGACGCTTCGTCAACATCTACGTCAATGAGGAGGACATTCGCTTCCTCAACGGAAAAGAGACGTCGCTGAAAGACGGTGACGAAGTGTCGATCGTTCCCGCGATCGCCGGAGGGTAA
- a CDS encoding NIL domain-containing protein, whose protein sequence is MTSLRFHIRFPENKIKEPIIYQIGHEYKVVTNVRRADVRETTGWMDLELTGETEEIERAIDGIRTKGCVVDPIELNVVE, encoded by the coding sequence ATGACCAGCCTACGATTTCACATTCGTTTTCCTGAGAATAAAATCAAGGAGCCGATCATTTATCAGATCGGCCATGAGTACAAGGTGGTGACGAACGTGCGCCGAGCCGACGTGCGTGAAACCACCGGCTGGATGGATCTCGAATTGACCGGTGAGACGGAGGAGATCGAACGCGCGATCGACGGCATCCGGACCAAAGGTTGTGTCGTTGATCCGATCGAACTCAACGTGGTGGAATAA
- the moeB gene encoding molybdopterin-synthase adenylyltransferase MoeB — MEFTEQQIQRYSRHIILNEVGGKGQVKLSKAKVLLIGAGGLGSPAALYLAAAGIGTIGLVDGDVVDLSNLQRQILHTTATVGVPKVESGRRMLSAINPDITIKTYQLNVNTENILGLVADYDIVLDGSDNFTTRFLVNDACFFAKKTLISASMFRFEGQLTSIKPHAGFPCYRCLYPEPPPAGLVPNCQEAGVLGVLAGTMGILQASEAIKEILGIGETIADKLVIYDALEMKFRKVSRPKDPRCPLCSATPTIKDLGGDYSVACTI; from the coding sequence ATGGAATTTACCGAGCAGCAAATTCAGCGCTACAGCCGACACATTATCCTCAATGAAGTGGGCGGCAAAGGACAGGTGAAACTGTCCAAAGCCAAAGTCCTTCTCATTGGCGCCGGCGGCCTCGGTTCTCCGGCCGCCTTATACTTGGCGGCAGCCGGGATCGGCACGATCGGTCTCGTCGACGGCGATGTTGTGGATTTGTCCAACCTGCAGCGACAGATTCTGCATACCACCGCCACCGTCGGTGTGCCCAAGGTGGAATCGGGACGCAGGATGCTGTCGGCCATCAATCCCGACATCACGATCAAAACGTATCAACTGAACGTCAATACCGAGAATATTCTCGGCCTCGTGGCCGACTATGACATCGTGCTGGACGGATCGGATAATTTCACCACGCGCTTCCTGGTGAACGACGCATGCTTCTTTGCGAAGAAAACGCTGATCTCTGCCAGCATGTTCCGGTTTGAAGGCCAACTCACGAGCATTAAACCCCATGCCGGGTTCCCCTGCTACCGCTGCCTTTATCCCGAACCGCCTCCGGCCGGATTGGTTCCGAACTGCCAGGAAGCCGGTGTGTTGGGAGTACTGGCCGGCACCATGGGCATTCTCCAGGCATCGGAAGCCATCAAGGAAATTCTCGGCATCGGTGAGACGATCGCCGATAAGCTGGTGATCTACGATGCCTTGGAAATGAAATTCCGCAAGGTCTCCCGCCCCAAGGATCCGCGTTGCCCCCTGTGCAGCGCTACCCCGACCATCAAGGATCTTGGCGGAGATTACAGCGTGGCCTGCACCATCTGA
- a CDS encoding Mov34/MPN/PAD-1 family protein, giving the protein MPDLSIPQHILDQIVAHARELAPFECCGLLAGKDKTVTHLYRITNIVAVEGAQNLSTFDDDKIAHLERLSPEERAEIAFVMDMGDFSAAKKDIRKNGLDLQVVYHSHPKDPARPSQTDIKIATDYEEIWQRINLPVPAYLLVSLMHAPAADIRTYWITGGHVRPADIHIS; this is encoded by the coding sequence ATGCCTGATCTCTCGATTCCACAACACATCCTGGATCAGATCGTCGCGCACGCGCGCGAGCTTGCTCCGTTCGAGTGCTGCGGCCTGCTGGCCGGCAAGGATAAAACGGTCACACATCTCTACCGCATCACCAACATCGTGGCGGTGGAGGGGGCCCAAAATCTGTCGACCTTTGACGACGACAAGATCGCCCATCTCGAGCGCCTGTCTCCTGAAGAGCGGGCAGAGATCGCGTTCGTCATGGACATGGGAGACTTTTCCGCAGCCAAAAAAGACATCCGCAAGAACGGACTCGATCTTCAAGTCGTCTACCATTCGCACCCGAAGGACCCGGCCAGGCCGTCTCAGACCGATATCAAAATCGCCACCGACTACGAGGAAATCTGGCAACGCATCAACCTGCCGGTTCCCGCTTATCTCCTCGTCTCGCTGATGCACGCCCCCGCCGCAGACATTCGCACCTATTGGATCACCGGCGGCCACGTGCGCCCCGCCGACATCCACATCAGCTAG
- a CDS encoding DUF2442 domain-containing protein yields the protein MKSATLGKNTSEAEVTNISRHGFWLLLANEELFVSFKEFPWFKNASVAELLNVQWPHPHHLYWPDLDLDLAVESIRHPKKFPLVSKKFRQKIGPRRRTKLDQG from the coding sequence ATGAAATCAGCAACGCTTGGCAAGAACACTTCGGAAGCTGAGGTCACAAATATCTCCAGACATGGATTCTGGCTGCTTCTTGCGAACGAGGAACTGTTTGTTTCGTTCAAGGAGTTCCCCTGGTTCAAGAATGCCTCTGTAGCCGAACTTCTCAATGTTCAATGGCCACACCCTCATCACCTGTATTGGCCGGATCTTGACCTAGACCTAGCCGTCGAATCCATCAGGCATCCAAAGAAGTTCCCGCTCGTTTCGAAGAAATTTCGCCAGAAGATCGGCCCCAGGCGACGAACAAAGTTGGATCAAGGCTGA
- a CDS encoding DUF4160 domain-containing protein: MHVHVHCERGEAKFWLDPRVELAQNFGLSTREIRVVKNLIEEHYDEISNAWQEHFGS; the protein is encoded by the coding sequence ATGCACGTTCATGTACATTGTGAGCGTGGTGAGGCGAAATTCTGGCTCGATCCCAGGGTTGAGTTGGCGCAAAACTTCGGGCTGTCCACTCGCGAGATTCGGGTAGTGAAAAATCTCATCGAGGAGCATTACGATGAAATCAGCAACGCTTGGCAAGAACACTTCGGAAGCTGA
- a CDS encoding ABC transporter ATP-binding protein — MLAVVTFVCAGLATALELVPPYLVKIVIDDVIQAKRPDMLLWVLSALMGSYVLRNVMSSMRVRFNNLLEQKAVHTLRLQVFRALQRLSLSYFENRSTGEIMTRVTSDTEHVERIFVDGLEGLLTASLTLVGITIMMFFLNWKLALLSLLPIPILIVCAAWFTKRVHKYYAEIRKSVADLNAYLQDALSGIKETIGFNQHAYERQRFEGLSQAYSQNSLRAMLLWSWYWPGMVFVGSTGTVLILWYGAEEVLAGNLTVGQLVMFLSYLGLFYTPINEIHSLNHMLQHALAASERVFEILDTKSEVEDRPGVVRPVERLQGAVEYRQVQFGYRQDGLVLSNVNLTVRPGERIALVGPSGAGKTSLLKLLMRFYDVRSGAVLVDGYDVRDLPVAFLRGQIGLVQQEPFLFNGTVRQNIVYSDLSAGQERIEAAARAARAHDFISRLPDGYDTWIGERGVKLSVGQKQRVSIARVLLKDPPIVIFDEATSNIDTETEVKIREALNDLTAGRTTFIIAHRLATLHDVDRIIVVERGTIVEEGDHEALMKRGGVYAGLYEAQFKI; from the coding sequence ATGCTGGCGGTGGTGACCTTCGTCTGTGCAGGTCTCGCCACGGCGCTGGAATTGGTGCCGCCGTATCTCGTCAAAATCGTGATCGACGACGTCATTCAGGCCAAACGGCCCGACATGCTGCTCTGGGTCTTGAGCGCATTGATGGGCTCGTACGTGTTGCGAAATGTGATGAGTTCCATGCGGGTCCGGTTCAACAACCTGCTGGAGCAGAAGGCGGTGCACACGCTGCGGCTGCAGGTGTTCAGGGCATTGCAGCGTCTGTCGCTGAGTTATTTCGAGAATCGGTCGACCGGCGAGATCATGACCCGGGTGACGAGTGACACCGAACATGTCGAGCGAATTTTCGTTGACGGGCTCGAAGGCTTGCTCACTGCCTCGCTGACCCTGGTCGGGATCACCATCATGATGTTTTTCTTGAACTGGAAACTGGCGCTGCTGTCTCTCCTGCCGATTCCGATTCTGATCGTCTGTGCCGCCTGGTTTACGAAGCGGGTGCACAAGTATTACGCGGAAATCCGCAAGAGCGTGGCCGATCTCAATGCTTATCTGCAGGATGCCCTCTCCGGCATCAAGGAAACCATCGGCTTCAATCAGCATGCGTACGAACGGCAACGATTTGAGGGCTTGAGTCAGGCCTATAGCCAGAATAGTTTGCGGGCCATGCTGCTCTGGTCCTGGTACTGGCCGGGTATGGTGTTCGTGGGCAGCACCGGCACGGTCTTGATCCTGTGGTACGGTGCCGAGGAGGTGCTGGCGGGGAATCTCACGGTCGGCCAACTCGTCATGTTTCTCTCGTATCTCGGGCTCTTCTACACGCCGATCAATGAAATTCATTCCTTGAACCACATGTTGCAACATGCGCTGGCTGCCAGTGAGAGGGTCTTTGAAATCCTGGACACCAAGTCGGAAGTCGAAGACCGCCCGGGTGTCGTGCGGCCTGTTGAACGGTTACAAGGAGCAGTGGAATACCGTCAGGTACAGTTCGGCTATCGGCAGGACGGGCTGGTCCTGTCCAATGTCAATCTGACAGTACGGCCGGGCGAACGGATCGCCTTGGTCGGCCCGAGTGGGGCGGGAAAGACTTCCCTGCTGAAACTCCTGATGCGATTTTACGACGTCCGCAGCGGTGCGGTGTTGGTCGACGGCTATGATGTGCGGGATCTGCCGGTGGCGTTTTTGCGAGGGCAGATCGGCCTGGTTCAGCAGGAACCCTTTCTCTTCAACGGGACGGTGCGGCAAAATATCGTCTACAGTGATCTGTCGGCCGGACAGGAGCGTATCGAAGCGGCGGCTCGGGCCGCTCGAGCCCATGACTTTATCTCACGTTTGCCGGACGGTTATGATACCTGGATCGGCGAGCGGGGGGTGAAATTGTCGGTGGGGCAGAAGCAGCGGGTATCGATTGCCCGTGTGCTGCTGAAAGATCCGCCGATCGTGATCTTTGATGAAGCCACGTCGAACATCGACACGGAGACGGAGGTCAAAATCCGGGAGGCCTTGAACGATCTCACCGCAGGGCGCACGACGTTTATCATTGCGCATCGTTTGGCGACGCTGCACGACGTGGATCGCATCATCGTCGTGGAACGAGGGACGATCGTGGAAGAGGGAGACCACGAGGCGCTCATGAAACGCGGCGGCGTCTATGCCGGTCTGTATGAGGCGCAGTTTAAAATTTAG
- the def gene encoding peptide deformylase — MAILAISKLGNPILRQKALPVSPADIKKAAFQQLIDDMFETMYDEPGIGLAAPQVGRSQQLVVMDCPGEGGFPKTVLINPTIQFYGPEQVEGWEGCLSVDGLRGKVTRPSTVRVTGLDRNAKPLDFEASGLFAVCIQHELDHLIGKLFIDRMTDFSTLTQMEEFQKYWQKEPASAI; from the coding sequence ATGGCGATTCTGGCGATCAGTAAACTCGGTAATCCGATTCTCCGGCAGAAGGCGTTGCCTGTCAGTCCGGCCGACATAAAAAAAGCCGCGTTTCAGCAACTCATCGACGATATGTTTGAAACCATGTACGACGAACCGGGCATCGGGCTTGCCGCTCCCCAAGTGGGACGGTCGCAGCAACTGGTCGTCATGGATTGTCCCGGTGAAGGCGGGTTTCCCAAAACCGTCCTCATCAATCCCACGATCCAGTTTTACGGACCCGAGCAGGTGGAAGGGTGGGAAGGGTGCCTGAGCGTTGACGGGTTGAGAGGCAAAGTGACACGGCCCTCGACCGTGCGGGTGACCGGGCTCGACCGGAACGCCAAACCATTGGATTTCGAAGCCAGCGGCCTGTTTGCCGTCTGCATTCAACATGAGCTCGACCATCTCATCGGCAAGTTGTTCATCGATCGTATGACCGATTTCTCCACGCTGACCCAAATGGAAGAGTTTCAGAAATACTGGCAAAAGGAACCGGCTAGTGCCATCTGA